One stretch of Arachis duranensis cultivar V14167 chromosome 1, aradu.V14167.gnm2.J7QH, whole genome shotgun sequence DNA includes these proteins:
- the LOC107489031 gene encoding ethylene-responsive transcription factor ERF027-like — MAASASSSLSSSSKKDSVYRGIRCRGGKWVSEIREPRKTTRIWLGTFLKPEMAAAAYDVAALALKGAEAPLNFPAMVGKYPMPASSSAADIRSAATAAAQLIMAELASPTNNNAVQPNIDNENNNNNNNNNNNNNDNDNNNTNNDSAAPLYDDGPVEFLDEEAIFSLPSLLVDMAEGMLLSPPRMSPSSPDSPENYSGGGDSLWNY; from the coding sequence ATGgctgcttctgcttcttcttctttgtcttCATCTTCTAAGAAGGATTCAGTGTACCGCGGAATCCGGTGCCGAGGAGGGAAATGGGTATCCGAGATCCGAGAGCCGAGAAAGACGACCCGAATATGGCTCGGCACCTTTCTGAAGCCGGAGATGGCTGCGGCAGCCTATGACGTGGCAGCACTGGCACTCAAGGGTGCAGAAGCACCCTTGAACTTCCCTGCCATGGTAGGGAAGTATCCAATGCCAGCGTCTAGTTCCGCAGCTGACATCCGCAGCGCTGCCACCGCCGCGGCGCAGCTGATTATGGCTGAACTTGCATCACCAACCAACAATAATGCAGTTCAGCCTAATATTGATaatgaaaacaataataataataataataataataataataataatgataatgacaACAATAACACTAATAATGATAGTGCTGCTCCTTTGTATGATGATGGACCGGTTGAGTTTTTGGACGAAGAAGCAATTTTCTCCTTGCCGAGTTTGCTGGTCGATATGGCAGAGGGAATGCTGCTTTCTCCACCCAGAATGAGTCCGTCGTCGCCCGACTCGCCGGAAAATTATTCCGGCGGAGGAGACAGTTTGTGGAACTACTAA